A genomic stretch from Rubripirellula reticaptiva includes:
- a CDS encoding YdcF family protein: MNNVQEPPPAFRALVRAALITFMITGGMVGLTYFVEGKTLATRAATSMAMPVGLAWIGSMLFTFWFTLRKQWSAGLAFGLIFALIYVTGNTYASSKFMTSVEWPEQTIPDTLAQPYRCAVVLGGGVMISPTGTAELGMDGERVFSAAQLFHADKISSIICTGATPDGLFNPCDVGRDLLLSAGIPDEAIFRILGENTTQEMQAMRDFLDNPPETFPADGEVILITSAFHMRRAMRLADKQDLDFVPYPCAFRTTVYDAFTPSRWVPTAESMGTFASALKERLAGLIGR; the protein is encoded by the coding sequence ATGAATAACGTTCAGGAACCTCCGCCCGCGTTTCGAGCTCTCGTTCGCGCAGCCCTCATCACCTTCATGATTACCGGTGGAATGGTCGGTTTGACCTACTTTGTCGAAGGGAAGACGCTGGCTACGCGAGCGGCAACTTCGATGGCGATGCCGGTCGGCTTGGCTTGGATCGGTTCGATGCTGTTCACGTTCTGGTTCACACTTCGGAAGCAATGGTCCGCAGGCCTTGCCTTTGGATTGATTTTCGCTTTGATCTACGTGACCGGCAACACGTATGCATCGTCGAAGTTCATGACCAGCGTGGAATGGCCGGAACAAACGATTCCCGATACGCTCGCCCAGCCTTATCGCTGCGCTGTTGTACTGGGCGGTGGTGTGATGATCAGCCCAACTGGCACAGCCGAATTGGGCATGGATGGCGAACGCGTCTTTTCAGCAGCCCAGTTGTTCCACGCTGACAAGATCAGCTCGATCATTTGTACCGGTGCTACGCCAGATGGACTGTTCAATCCTTGTGACGTTGGACGCGACTTGTTGTTATCAGCCGGTATTCCGGACGAGGCGATCTTTCGTATCCTTGGCGAAAACACAACCCAAGAGATGCAGGCGATGCGTGATTTTTTGGACAACCCACCCGAGACGTTTCCTGCCGACGGTGAAGTTATCTTGATCACAAGCGCCTTTCACATGCGACGTGCGATGCGTCTTGCCGATAAACAAGATCTGGATTTCGTGCCGTATCCTTGTGCATTTCGAACGACGGTCTATGACGCGTTCACGCCAAGCCGATGGGTGCCGACTGCCGAATCAATGGGGACTTTTGCGTCTGCGTTGAAAGAGCGTTTAGCGGGTCTGATTGGCCGATAA
- a CDS encoding Gfo/Idh/MocA family protein codes for MSSSKNYRWGVLGTGYAAREFTSGLQSLENATVTAVGSESSERASNFAKSHSIETSFGTYDEVIHSDSVDIVYVGTVAPLHRKLCLQAIEAGKPVLCEKPFAMSAAEASEIAALAKAKSVFCMEAMWSRFIPLMVDIRSRIRSGEIGEIVSVAADFGLRQTPLSNPRLFHPEQGGALRDLGVYPISLAVEYLGMPDDVRITCAFGQGGADVRAGGSLHYQTGAIATVMADISAATPTVATIIGTEGFIEIQSPMYRPTRAKITHTSIPGPATQSSKSRSGVSARVHHVASAVKRQLLKSGKSLAAGYRGNGYQYQAREVMECLDRGLTESSTMPLSQSIEILKVIDLGLLSKNKTPTDE; via the coding sequence GTGTCGTCATCCAAGAATTATCGCTGGGGCGTTTTGGGAACGGGCTATGCTGCTCGTGAATTCACGTCTGGGTTGCAATCGCTTGAAAACGCGACCGTCACGGCCGTCGGTTCGGAATCATCCGAGCGTGCGAGCAACTTCGCAAAGTCTCATTCGATCGAAACGAGCTTTGGAACTTATGACGAAGTGATCCACAGCGACAGCGTCGACATTGTTTATGTCGGTACAGTTGCGCCACTGCATCGCAAGTTGTGCTTGCAAGCGATCGAAGCTGGTAAGCCAGTATTGTGCGAAAAACCGTTTGCCATGAGCGCTGCCGAGGCGTCCGAGATCGCGGCATTGGCAAAGGCCAAAAGCGTTTTTTGCATGGAGGCGATGTGGTCACGATTCATTCCATTGATGGTCGATATTCGCAGCCGTATTCGAAGCGGCGAAATTGGCGAAATCGTCTCCGTCGCTGCTGATTTCGGACTGCGTCAAACACCGCTGTCCAACCCGCGGTTGTTTCATCCTGAACAGGGCGGGGCTCTGCGAGATTTGGGGGTTTACCCGATTTCGCTAGCCGTTGAATACTTAGGGATGCCCGATGATGTTCGGATTACCTGCGCGTTCGGACAAGGTGGAGCGGACGTTCGAGCGGGTGGATCATTGCACTATCAAACAGGGGCAATTGCGACCGTGATGGCCGACATTTCAGCCGCAACGCCAACGGTGGCAACGATCATTGGAACCGAGGGATTCATTGAAATCCAATCGCCAATGTATCGGCCTACTCGGGCCAAAATCACTCATACCTCGATCCCCGGACCGGCGACTCAATCATCGAAATCACGATCCGGCGTGAGTGCTCGAGTGCATCATGTTGCATCCGCCGTCAAGCGACAACTTCTTAAGTCGGGAAAATCACTAGCGGCTGGCTACCGAGGCAACGGGTACCAATATCAAGCCCGCGAAGTGATGGAGTGTTTGGATCGTGGATTGACGGAAAGTTCCACGATGCCATTGAGTCAGTCGATTGAGATTTTAAAAGTGATCGACCTAGGGCTGCTCTCGAAAAACAAAACGCCGACCGATGAATAA
- the rfbA gene encoding glucose-1-phosphate thymidylyltransferase RfbA yields MTSTKPACTKGIILAGGSGTRMAPMTLGCNKQLLPIYDKPLVYYPLSTLMLAGVNDVLLISSPGEINKFEQLFGDGSQFGISIQYKVQQEPNGLAQAFVLGKEFIGKDSVALILGDNVFYGHGLSKTLQAVAQSDSGGTVFAYEVSDPERYGVIEMDADGRPTAIVEKPKQPKSKYAVPGIYFFDNRVVAFAEAVKPSPRGEYEITDVIQQYMDDGSLSVQKFGRGIAWLDTGTPMALLQASNFIAAIEQRQGLRICCPEEIAARMGFITPEQLAELADPMKSDYGKYLQGVAKQLIEDPARVDAVEVA; encoded by the coding sequence ATGACTTCGACTAAACCTGCGTGCACCAAGGGAATCATTCTAGCCGGCGGATCCGGGACTCGAATGGCTCCGATGACGCTCGGATGCAACAAGCAGCTTCTTCCGATCTACGACAAGCCGCTGGTTTACTATCCTTTGTCGACGTTGATGTTGGCGGGTGTGAATGATGTGCTATTGATTTCGTCGCCAGGCGAAATCAATAAGTTCGAGCAATTGTTTGGCGATGGCTCGCAATTTGGTATCTCGATCCAATACAAGGTTCAACAAGAACCTAACGGACTGGCCCAGGCATTCGTATTGGGGAAAGAGTTCATCGGCAAAGACAGCGTCGCGCTGATTTTAGGCGACAATGTGTTTTACGGACACGGTTTGTCCAAGACGCTGCAAGCGGTCGCGCAATCCGATTCAGGCGGCACCGTGTTCGCCTATGAAGTCAGCGATCCCGAGCGTTACGGTGTGATCGAAATGGATGCCGATGGGCGTCCAACGGCGATTGTTGAGAAGCCGAAACAGCCGAAGTCAAAGTATGCGGTTCCTGGCATCTACTTTTTTGACAATCGCGTCGTCGCGTTTGCCGAAGCTGTGAAGCCGTCGCCGCGTGGTGAATATGAAATCACCGACGTGATCCAGCAATACATGGACGACGGTTCGCTGAGCGTTCAAAAGTTCGGTCGAGGCATCGCGTGGTTGGACACAGGTACGCCTATGGCGTTACTGCAAGCGTCTAACTTCATAGCCGCAATCGAACAACGACAAGGGCTGCGAATCTGTTGCCCAGAAGAAATTGCCGCTCGCATGGGCTTCATCACTCCCGAACAACTTGCTGAACTCGCTGACCCGATGAAGAGCGACTACGGGAAGTATCTGCAAGGTGTCGCCAAGCAATTGATCGAAGACCCGGCTCGCGTCGATGCCGTCGAAGTGGCTTGA
- the rfbB gene encoding dTDP-glucose 4,6-dehydratase, producing the protein MRTILITGGAGFIGSNLVRQLIRTEQYRVINVDKLTYAGNLFSLRDLESSPNYTFVQGDIGDGMLMLDLLHRYEVDGVMNLAAESHVDRSIGSPGDFVQTNVVGTYELLEATREYWQSLPEDKSASFRFIHISTDEVFGSLGDEGAFTESTPYSPNSPYSASKASSDHLVRAYHETFALPTITTHCSNNYGPYQFPEKLIPLIISKAADGKPLPVYGTGLNVRDWLHVEDHCTALRLIFESGRVGTTYNIGGGTEKSNLDVVHSICDTVDRLTSSGKKSSDQIEFVRDRPGHDFRYAIDSSKLSKELGWHPSVSFAEGIEATVKWYLSNQDWIESTRKHGYEGQRLGIDRNDGDDAAVITSSDMTDAAPNQNEDCTFEGVVFNKLGKYEDSRGWLIELFRNDEVPAGNEPVMAYMSQTLPGVSRGPHEHVDQSDLFGFFGPGDFRLYLWDSRKDSPTFGQRFTRIVGATNPQSVIVPPGVVHAYKNISLHPGIVFNAPNRLYAGHGKQEPVDEIRHEEADGSEYQLIDA; encoded by the coding sequence ATGCGGACGATTCTTATCACCGGCGGCGCCGGCTTCATTGGCAGCAACTTAGTTCGGCAGTTGATCCGTACCGAGCAGTACCGAGTCATCAACGTCGACAAGCTCACCTATGCAGGCAACTTGTTCTCGTTGCGTGATCTCGAATCGTCGCCGAACTACACCTTCGTCCAAGGTGATATTGGCGATGGCATGTTGATGCTGGATCTGTTGCATCGTTACGAAGTCGATGGGGTGATGAACTTGGCGGCCGAATCACACGTGGATCGCAGCATCGGTTCGCCCGGCGACTTTGTTCAAACCAATGTGGTCGGTACTTACGAATTGTTAGAAGCGACTCGCGAGTATTGGCAGTCCCTTCCCGAAGACAAGAGCGCGAGCTTTCGCTTCATCCACATTTCGACCGACGAAGTGTTCGGATCGCTGGGCGACGAAGGTGCGTTCACCGAATCGACTCCGTACTCGCCCAACTCGCCTTACTCGGCTTCGAAGGCATCGAGCGATCACTTGGTACGGGCATACCACGAAACTTTCGCGTTGCCTACGATCACCACACATTGCAGCAACAACTATGGCCCTTACCAGTTCCCGGAAAAATTGATCCCGCTGATCATTTCAAAAGCCGCAGACGGCAAGCCGTTGCCAGTGTACGGAACCGGTTTGAACGTTCGCGACTGGTTGCATGTTGAAGATCACTGCACGGCGCTGCGATTGATCTTTGAATCGGGCCGCGTTGGCACGACTTACAACATTGGCGGCGGAACGGAAAAGTCAAACCTAGATGTCGTTCATAGCATTTGCGACACGGTTGATCGACTGACATCGTCGGGCAAGAAGTCAAGTGATCAAATCGAATTCGTTCGCGATCGCCCAGGACATGATTTCCGCTATGCGATCGATTCGTCGAAACTGTCGAAAGAACTGGGCTGGCACCCGTCGGTCAGCTTCGCCGAAGGCATCGAAGCGACCGTAAAATGGTACTTGTCGAACCAAGACTGGATCGAAAGCACTCGCAAACACGGATACGAAGGCCAACGTCTAGGTATCGACAGGAACGATGGCGACGACGCAGCCGTCATCACTTCGTCAGACATGACCGACGCGGCCCCCAACCAAAACGAAGATTGTACCTTCGAAGGCGTCGTCTTCAACAAGCTTGGCAAGTACGAAGACAGCCGCGGTTGGTTGATCGAACTGTTCCGTAACGACGAAGTCCCCGCTGGGAACGAACCAGTCATGGCTTACATGAGTCAAACGCTGCCGGGCGTTTCACGAGGACCACACGAACACGTCGATCAATCGGACTTGTTTGGATTCTTTGGACCTGGTGACTTCCGTTTGTACTTGTGGGATTCGCGGAAGGACTCGCCGACGTTCGGTCAGCGATTCACTCGCATCGTCGGAGCTACCAATCCGCAGTCGGTGATTGTTCCGCCCGGCGTTGTTCACGCTTACAAAAACATCAGCTTGCACCCAGGCATCGTCTTCAACGCTCCGAACCGCCTGTATGCCGGACACGGCAAGCAAGAACCGGTCGACGAAATTCGTCATGAAGAAGCCGATGGTAGCGAATACCAACTGATCGACGCCTAG
- a CDS encoding Gfo/Idh/MocA family protein, translated as MRVVFVGCGFVSSFYARTILNYPQLVLAGATDIVPQHADEFCKLYSTRHYKDLDEVLADGSVDAIANLTNPKYHYEVSKAALQAGKHVYSEKPLATNLDHATELVNLAKTKGLQLSSAPCNVLGEAAQTMWKEIRKGSVGKVRLIYAEMDDGLIHQMGCENWVNEIGRHWPVKDEFEVGCTLEHAGYYVSWLVAFFGSVKSMTTFPAVLIADKGTPVDIQTPDFTVVCLRFADGVVARLTCSIVAPHDHQMRVIGDAGTLSVEDCWYYDSPVHLEPFSNLSMRRRKIPFMTRIKGVHPRKISFVRNPKMPHRYRTGGHKMDFARGIAEMADAVTEGRDSRLSADFSLHINEIVLKIQTPPGGNTTQELTTSAGEFKPMSWAT; from the coding sequence ATGCGTGTTGTGTTTGTCGGATGCGGTTTTGTCTCGTCCTTTTACGCTCGTACGATTCTGAACTACCCCCAACTGGTTCTGGCCGGCGCTACGGACATCGTTCCACAGCATGCTGACGAGTTTTGCAAACTCTACTCGACTAGGCATTACAAGGACTTGGACGAAGTCCTCGCTGACGGTTCGGTCGACGCGATCGCGAATCTGACCAACCCGAAATACCATTATGAAGTTTCTAAAGCGGCACTTCAGGCGGGCAAGCACGTCTACAGTGAAAAACCGCTGGCGACCAATTTAGATCACGCCACCGAGCTGGTGAACTTGGCTAAAACGAAAGGGCTGCAGTTGTCCTCGGCGCCCTGCAACGTGCTTGGCGAGGCCGCCCAGACGATGTGGAAAGAAATTCGGAAAGGTTCGGTCGGAAAGGTTCGGTTGATTTATGCCGAAATGGACGACGGTTTGATCCACCAAATGGGCTGCGAGAATTGGGTCAACGAGATCGGTCGTCATTGGCCGGTCAAAGACGAATTCGAAGTCGGTTGCACGCTCGAACATGCCGGTTACTACGTGTCATGGTTGGTTGCGTTCTTTGGGTCGGTAAAGAGCATGACGACATTCCCTGCCGTTTTGATTGCCGACAAGGGAACGCCGGTCGATATCCAAACCCCCGACTTCACGGTCGTTTGCCTTCGGTTCGCTGACGGCGTTGTGGCACGCCTAACCTGCAGCATCGTCGCCCCTCACGATCATCAAATGCGAGTCATTGGTGACGCTGGTACGTTGTCCGTCGAAGACTGTTGGTACTACGATTCGCCAGTCCATCTGGAGCCGTTTTCAAACCTCTCGATGCGACGACGCAAGATTCCGTTTATGACTCGGATCAAAGGGGTGCACCCGAGAAAAATTTCATTCGTGCGTAATCCCAAAATGCCTCACCGATATCGCACCGGTGGTCACAAAATGGATTTTGCACGCGGCATTGCCGAGATGGCGGATGCGGTGACCGAAGGACGCGACAGCCGTCTTTCCGCCGATTTTTCCCTACATATCAACGAGATCGTGCTGAAGATTCAGACGCCACCGGGCGGCAACACGACTCAGGAATTGACGACCTCAGCGGGTGAATTCAAGCCGATGTCTTGGGCGACTTAA
- a CDS encoding serine acetyltransferase, producing MNSHQASKTSFPAPSMPSATTPDWSREEPRMFFDPSRKLLRSIRRYQWWSSQTGVMRLAAIVAKKRWVFSHRFWSIVSAADIPLTCHIAGGLILPHPSGVVVHPDAKIGPNCLLGAHTVIGVGKVPGLPVLEGHVDVHAGGCVLGGVTVGCHSQIGANAVVIKDVPANATAVGVPARVIMRS from the coding sequence ATGAACTCGCATCAGGCATCGAAAACTTCGTTCCCAGCGCCATCCATGCCATCGGCGACGACTCCGGATTGGTCACGCGAAGAACCGCGAATGTTCTTTGATCCATCAAGAAAATTGCTGCGCTCGATTCGGCGATATCAGTGGTGGTCATCACAAACTGGAGTGATGCGTTTGGCGGCTATCGTGGCCAAGAAACGCTGGGTGTTTTCCCATCGTTTTTGGTCGATCGTTTCTGCGGCCGACATCCCACTGACTTGCCACATCGCAGGCGGGTTGATCCTGCCACATCCTTCCGGCGTGGTGGTTCACCCGGATGCAAAGATCGGCCCAAATTGTCTGCTCGGCGCTCACACTGTGATCGGTGTAGGAAAGGTACCAGGGTTACCGGTATTGGAAGGACATGTCGACGTTCATGCCGGCGGTTGCGTTCTAGGCGGCGTCACCGTCGGCTGTCATTCGCAGATAGGTGCTAATGCAGTCGTGATCAAAGACGTACCCGCAAACGCGACTGCCGTTGGAGTTCCCGCGCGAGTGATCATGCGATCGTGA
- a CDS encoding glycosyltransferase yields the protein MYLIAIHVPIHVDGAGGNYLATDWIESLRLLRDSLEGRFGPIAVIAPSCAYDPEGSSQTLERVDAAGEGFQMIPSFNIDCSIRDYWLKHRSGWKQQLRDAVSKAKVVHSGLDDVYRPISYEGFLEGVRQGRTTVFVQDTDISVQCRQLHADRDILHRGLSVGYSKMFERWTRKSVGQASLSLLKGQQLIDRYGGYAKNAKLFHDTSYSIDDIVSLDFIVDRCHALSNRVASGRAPRFVYCGRLTPRKGIVDSIDIVAKCHELGVPIEFDIIGHGEQLDQIEKRIDELKMRSAIRMLGRMAYGPELFEKLRSYDGLLFTPLAEDTPRMIFDGYATGLPLIAYDIDYCVERQSAESATFLMPRGDIENSAKRLAELAMQPEKLTQLSEAAHEAAIYHAAENWYRRRAQWTFEAAEKNGTPMTMPLAVTSS from the coding sequence ATGTACTTGATTGCCATTCACGTTCCCATCCACGTTGATGGTGCCGGCGGCAATTATCTGGCAACCGATTGGATCGAATCTCTTAGGTTACTACGTGATTCGTTAGAAGGCCGGTTTGGCCCTATCGCTGTTATCGCTCCGTCGTGCGCGTATGATCCCGAGGGATCTTCCCAGACGCTCGAAAGGGTCGACGCGGCGGGCGAAGGCTTTCAAATGATCCCTTCGTTCAATATTGATTGTTCCATTCGCGATTATTGGTTGAAACATCGGTCGGGTTGGAAACAGCAACTTCGTGACGCGGTTTCGAAAGCCAAGGTTGTTCACTCTGGATTAGACGACGTTTATCGGCCAATTTCATACGAAGGGTTTCTTGAAGGCGTTCGGCAAGGCCGCACAACTGTGTTCGTGCAGGACACCGACATCTCGGTTCAGTGTCGCCAATTGCATGCAGACCGCGATATTTTGCACCGTGGTCTAAGCGTTGGCTACAGCAAGATGTTTGAACGGTGGACTCGAAAGTCGGTTGGCCAGGCAAGCCTAAGCCTTTTGAAAGGTCAACAACTCATCGACCGATATGGCGGTTACGCCAAGAATGCCAAACTGTTCCACGACACGTCCTATTCCATTGATGACATCGTCAGTCTCGATTTCATCGTAGATCGATGTCATGCGTTGTCCAACCGTGTCGCAAGTGGTCGTGCGCCTCGCTTTGTTTATTGCGGACGATTGACACCACGCAAAGGGATCGTCGACTCGATCGATATCGTTGCGAAGTGTCACGAACTTGGCGTCCCCATTGAATTCGACATCATCGGTCACGGCGAGCAACTTGATCAAATCGAGAAACGTATTGACGAATTGAAAATGCGATCCGCAATTCGAATGTTGGGCCGAATGGCATACGGTCCCGAGTTGTTCGAAAAGCTGCGATCGTATGACGGTTTATTGTTCACGCCATTGGCCGAAGACACACCAAGAATGATCTTTGATGGTTATGCAACGGGGCTACCGTTAATCGCTTATGACATCGACTATTGTGTCGAGCGCCAGTCGGCTGAGTCAGCCACCTTTTTGATGCCTCGCGGCGACATCGAAAACTCGGCAAAACGATTGGCCGAACTGGCAATGCAACCCGAAAAACTGACCCAGCTTTCAGAAGCAGCGCATGAAGCGGCGATCTATCACGCCGCGGAAAATTGGTATCGACGTCGCGCTCAGTGGACCTTCGAAGCCGCCGAAAAAAACGGCACGCCCATGACGATGCCGCTGGCTGTGACGTCGAGTTAA
- a CDS encoding sigma-54-dependent transcriptional regulator codes for MVHPHGLSSKPKILVACEGNSVVGSVHSHFTKWGYEVTATSCMDDLLKRLATSPPDLILLDLGIEGCGFEMLSTLGQSWRSIPVIAMAADATIGLAVRATKLGAVDVVANPPDLFQLRVLVDGAVRDNDSRNRSRRNEASRQLEPDSRNFGILGESQAVQDVLELVHDVAETDATVLILGESGTGKELLARAIHHCSSRSHMPFVPVNVAALPATLSESILFGHEKGSYTGADTTSEGWCETADQGTLMLDEIGEMDIQLQAKLLRFLQDGTYMRVGSNQARSANVRIVAATNREPQDMVSEGLMREDLYYRLNVFPIRMPPLRERRSDIPILAEAFLEKSVETHRRPVVGFSKDAMDCLVAYDWPGNVRQLENLVTRMVLLAREPYIGIKNVPIEIKSETRSAASAVAETETGLSQMESVEKKTILSALRDTNGNAVAAAKLLGLGQATIYRKIKRFDIELKQIKSATKSAY; via the coding sequence ATGGTCCACCCACACGGCCTATCGTCAAAGCCTAAAATCCTCGTTGCTTGCGAGGGTAATAGCGTCGTCGGTTCGGTGCATTCGCATTTTACGAAGTGGGGCTACGAAGTTACTGCGACGTCGTGCATGGACGACTTGCTAAAGCGATTGGCAACTAGCCCGCCAGACCTGATTCTGCTGGATCTGGGTATCGAGGGATGCGGGTTTGAGATGTTGAGCACGCTTGGACAATCGTGGCGGTCAATTCCCGTGATTGCGATGGCGGCAGATGCTACCATCGGGTTGGCGGTTCGAGCAACAAAATTGGGCGCTGTTGACGTGGTGGCAAATCCACCTGACCTCTTTCAGTTGCGAGTACTAGTTGACGGCGCCGTGCGAGACAACGATTCACGAAACCGATCACGCCGGAACGAGGCTTCCCGTCAATTGGAGCCAGATTCTCGTAACTTTGGAATTTTAGGCGAGAGCCAAGCTGTTCAAGACGTCCTGGAGTTGGTTCACGATGTTGCCGAAACCGATGCCACCGTTTTGATTTTGGGTGAAAGTGGAACCGGCAAGGAATTGCTTGCCCGCGCGATCCATCATTGCTCGTCTCGCAGTCACATGCCGTTCGTTCCGGTTAACGTCGCAGCATTGCCCGCGACGCTTTCGGAGAGCATTCTTTTCGGTCACGAGAAAGGTTCGTACACCGGTGCTGATACGACGAGCGAAGGGTGGTGCGAGACGGCTGATCAAGGCACATTGATGCTGGATGAAATCGGCGAGATGGACATCCAACTGCAAGCCAAACTGCTGCGGTTTTTGCAGGACGGCACCTACATGCGAGTTGGTTCCAATCAAGCCAGAAGCGCGAACGTTCGTATCGTCGCCGCCACCAATCGTGAACCGCAAGACATGGTCAGCGAAGGCTTGATGCGCGAAGACCTTTACTACCGATTAAATGTCTTTCCCATTCGAATGCCACCTTTGCGTGAGCGCCGCAGTGACATCCCGATTTTGGCCGAAGCGTTCTTAGAAAAATCGGTCGAGACACATCGCCGTCCTGTTGTTGGTTTTTCCAAAGACGCAATGGATTGTTTGGTCGCTTATGATTGGCCAGGCAACGTTCGTCAACTTGAAAACTTAGTCACGCGAATGGTTTTGTTAGCTCGCGAGCCGTACATCGGAATCAAAAACGTTCCGATTGAAATCAAGTCAGAAACACGATCTGCCGCAAGCGCCGTAGCTGAGACTGAAACGGGCCTGAGTCAAATGGAGTCTGTTGAAAAGAAAACTATACTTTCGGCGCTCCGTGACACCAACGGCAACGCGGTTGCAGCGGCAAAGTTGCTTGGCCTTGGTCAAGCCACCATTTATCGAAAAATCAAACGGTTCGACATCGAACTAAAACAAATCAAGTCGGCAACAAAATCAGCTTACTGA
- a CDS encoding O-antigen ligase family protein, which yields MFFIFAIVIAAVLALAAVTGGPSHAMRVAWLSMLFVPSWLARGVGSMTVDLRMVTVVMVVPIAIFGGRLVRRLNLIDAMVFLFLGIGITSLFQSDSASPTEVAAVLGTLLLPYFFGRILIGSLADLRALVPWACAACIGLSVWSVFESTTKINPINVLAQRTGSFNSESGNRMNLRRAEGPLGHPIYFGMTLAMLFPWAAEGARLARKRRLSPVFLLTPVLCVLGVFGTMSRGPMLALAASAVAALFFYLPLLRLPLIGSALLGGLLMFSIWPTVVEQLESFSGEKAEYVVNIQGKDHAYTGTKHRELLYYVYADAMEQAAWLGHGKWGSKITHEIMLEPHLRAQFRSIDNHYILLQLSWGLLGLGAFLMLGVMVVGGGSLLAIYIDPEDRLLIGGITGSIAAIMLLLLTVWLASDFGFVWLMLVGMLSSAITAWMNRSSSQPAVSPVPIPAAVPLTVSFGPS from the coding sequence ATGTTCTTCATCTTCGCTATCGTCATCGCCGCCGTGCTGGCGCTTGCTGCCGTCACCGGCGGGCCGTCTCATGCTATGCGCGTGGCTTGGTTGAGCATGTTGTTTGTTCCTTCGTGGTTGGCGCGAGGCGTTGGATCAATGACCGTCGATCTGCGGATGGTTACCGTGGTGATGGTCGTGCCGATTGCAATTTTCGGTGGCCGACTTGTCCGGCGGCTTAACTTGATCGACGCGATGGTGTTCTTGTTTCTTGGGATTGGTATCACTTCGCTCTTCCAGTCCGACTCGGCGTCGCCGACGGAGGTTGCTGCGGTCCTTGGCACCTTGTTGCTGCCCTACTTCTTCGGACGAATCCTGATTGGATCTCTGGCTGATCTTCGCGCGTTGGTGCCTTGGGCCTGTGCTGCTTGCATCGGGCTGTCGGTGTGGTCGGTATTTGAATCGACCACCAAAATCAATCCGATCAATGTATTGGCCCAGCGAACTGGATCGTTCAACTCCGAATCCGGTAACCGTATGAACTTGCGCCGCGCCGAAGGGCCACTAGGACACCCGATTTATTTCGGGATGACGCTGGCGATGTTGTTTCCTTGGGCTGCCGAGGGTGCTCGTTTGGCTCGCAAGCGTCGCTTGTCGCCAGTTTTCTTGTTGACGCCTGTACTCTGCGTGCTAGGTGTTTTCGGAACGATGTCGCGTGGCCCGATGCTCGCACTCGCCGCTTCTGCAGTTGCGGCTTTGTTTTTCTACCTTCCCTTGCTGAGGTTGCCCTTGATTGGATCGGCCCTCTTGGGCGGTCTTCTGATGTTTTCGATTTGGCCGACCGTGGTCGAGCAACTTGAATCATTCTCGGGTGAGAAAGCAGAGTATGTCGTTAATATTCAAGGCAAAGATCACGCCTACACGGGGACCAAGCACCGCGAACTTTTGTATTACGTCTATGCGGATGCCATGGAACAGGCGGCATGGCTTGGTCATGGAAAATGGGGTTCAAAAATCACTCACGAGATCATGCTCGAACCGCACCTTCGCGCTCAATTTCGTTCGATCGACAACCACTACATCTTGTTGCAGTTGAGTTGGGGGCTGCTGGGTCTGGGAGCGTTCCTCATGCTCGGTGTAATGGTCGTTGGCGGCGGCAGTTTGCTTGCCATCTACATTGATCCCGAAGATCGTCTGCTGATTGGTGGGATCACTGGTTCAATCGCAGCGATCATGTTGTTGTTGCTAACGGTATGGTTGGCATCCGACTTTGGATTCGTATGGTTGATGCTCGTCGGCATGTTAAGCAGTGCAATTACTGCCTGGATGAATCGAAGCTCGTCGCAACCTGCCGTCTCGCCTGTTCCAATTCCAGCAGCAGTTCCTTTGACCGTCTCATTTGGGCCGTCATAG